One uncultured Jannaschia sp. DNA segment encodes these proteins:
- a CDS encoding SDR family oxidoreductase, with protein sequence MSHLAGRSVLVTGASKGIGAAIATAMVAAGARVVAHYGGDRAGAEAAVADAAEGQAVLVQADLSDRDAVARLWQEACEAAGGPVDVLVNNAGIMAQAGGIEDDAAAWDTAWSRSMAINVEAPAMLMRLAVRDWLAAERTGAVIAIGSWVTTRGTSNPGAIAYAASKAAIAAATKTVARNYAGRGILAYVIAPGVVDTQMSVASADKTGGAAAVTAGLPMGEWVPPSDIAELAVFLAGGRARHLTGATIDLNGAAYIR encoded by the coding sequence ATGAGCCATCTGGCCGGCAGATCGGTCCTCGTGACCGGCGCGTCGAAGGGGATCGGCGCGGCCATCGCGACGGCGATGGTCGCCGCGGGCGCGCGGGTCGTGGCGCATTATGGTGGCGACCGCGCCGGGGCCGAGGCGGCCGTCGCGGATGCGGCGGAGGGGCAGGCGGTGCTCGTGCAGGCGGACCTGTCGGACCGCGACGCCGTGGCACGGCTCTGGCAGGAGGCGTGCGAGGCCGCCGGCGGGCCGGTTGACGTGCTGGTCAACAACGCCGGTATCATGGCGCAGGCGGGCGGGATCGAGGACGACGCGGCGGCTTGGGACACGGCGTGGTCGCGTTCGATGGCGATCAATGTCGAGGCGCCCGCGATGCTGATGCGGCTGGCGGTGCGCGACTGGCTGGCGGCGGAGCGGACGGGGGCCGTGATCGCCATCGGAAGCTGGGTCACGACGCGGGGCACGTCGAACCCCGGCGCCATCGCCTATGCCGCGTCGAAGGCGGCGATCGCGGCCGCCACCAAGACCGTCGCGCGCAACTATGCGGGTCGCGGCATCCTCGCCTATGTCATCGCGCCCGGCGTGGTCGACACGCAGATGTCGGTCGCGAGCGCCGATAAGACCGGCGGGGCGGCCGCGGTGACGGCGGGCCTGCCGATGGGGGAATGGGTGCCGCCCTCGGATATCGCCGAGCTGGCCGTGTTCCTTGCCGGTGGTCGCGCGCGCCACCTGACGGGCGCGACGATCGACCTCAACGGCGCGGCCTATATCCGATGA
- a CDS encoding NADH:flavin oxidoreductase/NADH oxidase yields the protein MPPHLFAPIQLRALTVPNRIAVAPMCQYSATDGVPEDWHLVNLGRFATAGPGLIFTEATGVEPDGRITPGCTGMYDDTTEAAWARIVGFIKSVGDSRVGMQLGHSGRKGNTVPPWEGGGLLEGEGAWQPQSASAVAYLPGWPEPEAMGPDDLDRVRNAFADAARRADRAGFDTVQLHAAHGYLLHQFLSPVTNRRDDAYGGALENRMRFPLEVFDAVRDAFPDDKPVMVRLSASDWIEGGWDIDGSVAFCRELKARGCDMIDVTSGGIDQSQKIETGPGYQLDFSAQIRAEADIPTMAVGQITDPVQAETIVRTGQADMVALARGMLWDPNWTWKAAETLGAEIAMPAPYARCNPKLASTPFVKRDAR from the coding sequence TTGCCCCCACACCTCTTCGCGCCGATCCAGCTGCGCGCCCTGACCGTTCCCAACCGGATCGCGGTCGCCCCGATGTGCCAGTATTCCGCGACGGATGGCGTCCCCGAGGACTGGCATCTCGTCAATCTCGGTCGCTTCGCCACGGCGGGACCGGGTCTCATCTTCACCGAGGCCACGGGGGTCGAGCCCGACGGGCGCATCACGCCGGGTTGCACGGGCATGTATGACGACACGACCGAGGCGGCCTGGGCCCGGATCGTCGGCTTCATCAAGTCGGTGGGCGACAGCCGGGTGGGCATGCAGCTCGGGCATTCGGGCCGGAAGGGGAATACGGTGCCCCCGTGGGAGGGCGGCGGCCTTCTGGAGGGCGAGGGCGCATGGCAGCCGCAATCGGCCTCGGCGGTCGCGTACCTGCCCGGCTGGCCGGAGCCCGAAGCGATGGGCCCGGACGATCTGGACCGCGTGCGGAACGCCTTCGCCGACGCCGCGCGGCGGGCGGATCGCGCGGGCTTCGATACCGTGCAGCTTCACGCCGCCCACGGATACCTGCTGCACCAGTTCCTCTCGCCCGTGACCAACCGCCGGGACGACGCCTATGGCGGCGCGCTGGAGAACCGGATGCGCTTTCCGCTCGAGGTGTTCGACGCGGTGCGCGACGCCTTTCCCGACGACAAGCCCGTGATGGTGCGCCTTTCGGCCTCGGACTGGATCGAGGGCGGCTGGGACATCGACGGGTCCGTGGCCTTCTGCCGGGAGCTGAAGGCGCGCGGCTGCGACATGATCGACGTGACCTCGGGCGGCATCGACCAGTCGCAGAAGATCGAGACCGGCCCCGGCTACCAGCTCGACTTCTCGGCCCAGATCCGGGCCGAGGCGGACATCCCCACCATGGCAGTGGGCCAGATCACCGACCCGGTTCAGGCCGAGACGATCGTGCGGACCGGGCAGGCGGATATGGTAGCGCTGGCGCGGGGCATGCTCTGGGACCCGAACTGGACCTGGAAGGCGGCCGAGACGCTGGGCGCCGAAATTGCGATGCCGGCGCCTTATGCGCGCTGCAACCCCAAGCTCGCATCGACACCCTTCGTGAAGCGGGACGCGCGATGA
- a CDS encoding sugar phosphate isomerase/epimerase produces the protein MTKLDVAASTFPFLYSHDGLDALKHLHGLGYDIFELMIFPPHCWPGELSAEQRRAYKTWLDGEGVRLSSFCYPLLDNNPNSTDKLMRDYTLDRYKEAVDFAAELSCPYVISIPGPVGTLINPPKEWMLNWYVEAMQELLGHMKGTGVELLLENVPFTYLPSAQDMVDTAKLIGPEVGINYDVCNGAFINEDPAAAIRMMGDMVKNVHISDSGPTEFKHDRLGTGIVEPGPAAEALRDIGYTGVTVMEIITDANQPGADPDGDIKASHAILAEAGWEPLAAR, from the coding sequence ATGACCAAGCTCGACGTCGCGGCCAGCACCTTTCCCTTCTTGTATTCCCATGACGGCCTCGATGCACTGAAGCATCTGCACGGCCTCGGCTACGACATCTTCGAGCTGATGATCTTTCCGCCGCATTGCTGGCCGGGCGAGTTGAGCGCCGAGCAGCGCCGCGCCTACAAGACCTGGCTCGACGGTGAGGGCGTGCGGCTGTCGTCCTTCTGCTACCCGCTGCTCGACAACAATCCGAACTCCACCGACAAGCTGATGCGGGACTACACGCTCGACCGCTACAAGGAGGCCGTGGATTTCGCGGCCGAGCTGTCCTGCCCCTATGTCATCTCGATCCCCGGCCCGGTCGGCACGCTGATCAACCCGCCGAAGGAGTGGATGCTGAACTGGTATGTCGAGGCCATGCAGGAGCTGTTGGGCCATATGAAGGGCACGGGTGTCGAACTTCTGCTGGAGAACGTGCCGTTTACCTACCTGCCCTCGGCGCAGGACATGGTCGACACCGCCAAGCTGATCGGCCCCGAGGTCGGCATCAACTACGACGTCTGCAACGGGGCCTTCATCAACGAGGACCCCGCCGCCGCCATCCGCATGATGGGCGACATGGTCAAGAACGTGCACATTTCCGACAGCGGCCCGACCGAGTTCAAGCACGACCGGCTGGGCACCGGCATCGTCGAGCCCGGCCCCGCGGCCGAGGCGCTCCGCGATATCGGCTATACCGGTGTGACCGTGATGGAGATCATCACCGACGCGAACCAGCCCGGCGCCGATCCCGACGGCGACATCAAGGCGTCCCACGCGATCCTGGCCGAGGCCGGGTGGGAGCCGCTGGCCGCGCGCTAG
- a CDS encoding SDR family NAD(P)-dependent oxidoreductase: MDGRRAIVTGGAAGLGRAIADRLAAAGAKVTIVDLAEALERADGRYPGHALDLSGEDARIGMARIADGLGGLDILVANAGVVPPWRGLREIDGAEWRHVMAVNTWGVAAAIGGCADALARSEHASVVAMASINGYRAHPAQTLYTASKHAVIGIVRSAALDLGPSGIRVNAVAPGPIATDALIARIAARHETGGPTLDEALAALDAETALGRMATEGDVARVAHFLASDASVGMTGCVLPVEAGLV, encoded by the coding sequence ATGGACGGACGCCGGGCCATCGTGACCGGCGGGGCGGCGGGCCTCGGGCGGGCCATCGCGGACCGGCTGGCTGCGGCAGGGGCCAAGGTCACGATCGTCGATCTGGCCGAGGCGCTGGAGCGGGCGGACGGGCGGTATCCGGGCCATGCGCTCGACCTCTCGGGCGAGGATGCGCGCATCGGGATGGCCCGGATCGCCGACGGGCTGGGCGGGCTCGACATCCTCGTGGCGAATGCGGGCGTCGTTCCGCCCTGGCGCGGCCTGCGCGAGATCGATGGCGCGGAATGGCGGCATGTCATGGCCGTGAACACCTGGGGCGTCGCGGCTGCGATCGGGGGATGCGCCGACGCGCTGGCCCGCTCGGAGCATGCGTCCGTTGTCGCCATGGCCTCGATCAACGGCTACCGCGCGCACCCCGCGCAGACGCTTTATACGGCGTCGAAGCACGCGGTCATCGGCATCGTCCGGTCCGCCGCGCTCGACCTCGGGCCATCGGGCATCCGGGTGAATGCCGTCGCACCCGGACCGATCGCCACCGACGCGCTGATCGCCCGGATCGCCGCGCGCCACGAGACGGGCGGCCCGACCTTGGACGAGGCGCTGGCCGCGCTCGATGCCGAGACCGCGCTCGGGCGGATGGCGACCGAAGGGGACGTCGCGCGGGTGGCGCATTTCCTCGCATCGGACGCCTCGGTCGGGATGACAGGCTGCGTCCTGCCGGTCGAGGCGGGGCTGGTCTAG
- a CDS encoding 3-hydroxyacyl-CoA dehydrogenase NAD-binding domain-containing protein, translating to MAPTITTLILGAGGIGTSFAAVFRDAGATVHLVDPDAGARDVALGRIAAHAEAISLSGQSRGGAGAVHLQSDMAEGLAAADLVLECGPEDLAFKQVVFRKMLDGARADAVLATASSAIPMSRIVPDTADQRRCLVAHPVNPPAVLRVVELCPAPGTDPATMTRATDLLTAVRFVPVAMQREVEGFLLNRLQSAVLREAYRLVDEGVADVDALDTVMRLGLGPRWALSGPFETAELNTPGGIAAHAARMGPAYARIGAARGETVDWHPDLVARVAAERTALRAGQSRGARRAWRTRAVARLVAARDALMDDPDGG from the coding sequence GTGGCCCCGACGATCACCACGCTTATCCTCGGGGCCGGCGGCATCGGCACGTCGTTTGCCGCGGTGTTCCGGGACGCGGGCGCGACGGTCCACCTGGTGGACCCCGATGCAGGCGCGCGGGATGTGGCCCTGGGCCGGATCGCCGCCCACGCCGAGGCGATCTCGCTGTCGGGGCAGTCGAGAGGCGGCGCAGGTGCCGTGCATCTTCAGTCCGACATGGCGGAGGGGTTGGCCGCCGCCGATCTGGTCCTCGAATGCGGGCCCGAAGACCTTGCGTTCAAGCAAGTGGTCTTTCGCAAGATGCTGGACGGGGCGCGCGCGGATGCCGTGCTCGCGACCGCCTCCTCGGCGATCCCGATGTCGCGGATCGTGCCCGACACGGCCGATCAGCGCCGGTGCCTCGTGGCGCATCCGGTCAATCCGCCCGCCGTACTCCGGGTGGTCGAACTCTGCCCCGCGCCCGGCACCGATCCCGCCACGATGACCCGCGCGACCGACCTGCTGACGGCTGTCCGGTTCGTGCCGGTCGCGATGCAACGCGAGGTCGAGGGCTTCCTCCTCAACCGCCTGCAAAGCGCCGTGCTCCGCGAGGCCTATCGGCTGGTGGACGAAGGCGTGGCGGATGTGGACGCGCTCGACACCGTGATGCGGCTGGGGCTGGGGCCCCGCTGGGCGCTGTCGGGACCGTTCGAGACCGCCGAGCTGAACACGCCCGGCGGGATCGCCGCCCATGCCGCGCGGATGGGTCCGGCCTATGCGCGGATCGGGGCCGCGCGGGGCGAGACGGTGGACTGGCACCCTGACCTCGTGGCGCGCGTCGCGGCCGAGCGCACCGCCCTCCGCGCTGGACAGTCGCGGGGCGCGCGTCGCGCCTGGCGCACCCGCGCCGTCGCACGGTTGGTCGCGGCCCGCGACGCGCTGATGGACGATCCCGATGGAGGGTGA
- a CDS encoding FAD-dependent oxidoreductase yields the protein MEGEFVFEGRSVPFRPGQTLAAALTAAGARAFRETASGGTRGVFCGMGVCQDCLLSVDGAPNHRACMTPATAGAVVARQPAHPALDPKAEVATPPDALILAPDVAILGGGAAGLSAAIAAAEAGADVVLLDERKVGGGQYYKQPAEQPMLDAQQAEGAALLRAASQSGARILTGVETWGAFDGPVLMAQADGRAVILRPKAVIMATGAYERPIMVPGWTHPGVMTTGAAQTLWRSYRALPGARVLVCGSGPLNVQVAVELAEGGADIAAVAETAPAPWARPGAALAMMRADPALARKGLGLMARLRKAGAAVRYGTRLTRVDAVDGGLRATLAEKGGGTHQVEVDAICMNDGFLPQNEVLRLLGAEMRFDAAYGHLRCARGPDMATSVAGIFAAGDCAGLGGAPAARVEGRIAGRAAARFAGHGGADTTGASETAELAKHRRFQDALWRLYDPGPQALDDMPGETIICRCEEITLDRARASIGTDAGHAGTLKRATRIGMGRCQGRYCGPVAARLVAEANGTPLDDRSFYAPRVPVKPVAISAILAAQEALDGDA from the coding sequence ATGGAGGGTGAGTTCGTCTTCGAGGGCCGATCCGTGCCCTTCCGCCCCGGCCAGACGCTGGCCGCCGCGCTCACGGCGGCGGGCGCGCGGGCATTCCGCGAGACGGCGAGCGGCGGCACACGGGGCGTCTTCTGCGGAATGGGCGTCTGCCAGGATTGCCTGCTGAGCGTCGACGGCGCGCCGAACCATCGGGCCTGCATGACGCCGGCGACGGCGGGGGCCGTGGTCGCGCGCCAACCCGCCCATCCCGCGCTGGACCCGAAGGCGGAGGTTGCGACCCCGCCCGATGCGCTCATCCTCGCGCCCGACGTGGCGATCCTCGGTGGCGGGGCGGCGGGCCTCTCGGCCGCGATCGCCGCCGCCGAAGCCGGGGCGGACGTGGTCCTTCTGGACGAGCGGAAGGTCGGCGGCGGGCAGTATTACAAGCAACCCGCCGAGCAGCCGATGCTTGATGCCCAGCAGGCCGAGGGCGCGGCCCTTCTGCGTGCGGCGTCGCAATCGGGTGCGCGTATCCTCACCGGTGTCGAGACCTGGGGCGCCTTCGATGGCCCCGTTCTGATGGCGCAGGCGGACGGGCGCGCCGTGATCCTCCGCCCGAAGGCCGTGATCATGGCGACCGGCGCCTATGAACGGCCGATCATGGTGCCGGGCTGGACGCATCCGGGCGTGATGACGACGGGCGCCGCACAGACGCTCTGGCGCAGCTACCGCGCCCTGCCCGGCGCCCGCGTGCTGGTCTGCGGCTCGGGGCCGCTCAACGTGCAGGTGGCGGTCGAACTGGCCGAGGGGGGCGCCGATATCGCGGCCGTGGCCGAGACGGCGCCCGCGCCCTGGGCGCGCCCCGGCGCGGCGCTGGCCATGATGCGTGCGGACCCGGCACTGGCGCGCAAGGGGCTGGGCCTGATGGCCCGGCTGCGGAAGGCTGGCGCAGCGGTGCGATACGGCACGCGGCTGACGCGGGTCGACGCGGTGGATGGCGGGCTGCGCGCCACGCTGGCCGAGAAAGGCGGCGGGACGCATCAGGTCGAGGTCGACGCCATCTGCATGAATGACGGCTTCCTGCCGCAAAACGAAGTCCTGCGCCTTCTCGGGGCCGAGATGCGCTTCGATGCGGCGTACGGACATCTGCGCTGCGCGCGCGGGCCGGACATGGCCACCAGCGTGGCGGGCATCTTCGCTGCCGGGGATTGCGCCGGTCTGGGCGGTGCCCCCGCCGCGCGGGTCGAGGGCCGGATCGCGGGACGGGCGGCCGCGCGCTTCGCGGGACATGGCGGGGCAGACACCACGGGCGCGTCCGAGACCGCCGAACTGGCGAAGCACCGCCGCTTTCAGGACGCGCTCTGGCGGCTCTACGATCCGGGGCCGCAGGCGCTGGACGACATGCCCGGCGAGACGATCATCTGCCGCTGCGAGGAGATCACGCTCGACCGGGCACGCGCCTCGATCGGGACGGATGCGGGCCACGCCGGCACCCTGAAGCGCGCGACGCGGATCGGGATGGGCCGCTGCCAGGGGCGGTATTGCGGCCCCGTGGCCGCCCGCCTGGTGGCCGAGGCGAACGGCACCCCGCTGGACGACCGCAGCTTCTATGCACCGCGCGTGCCGGTGAAGCCGGTGGCCATCTCGGCCATCCTCGCGGCCCAAGAGGCGCTGGATGGAGACGCCTGA
- a CDS encoding FAD-binding oxidoreductase encodes METPDVIVIGGGIVGQVAAIEIAATGASVTLIDAGTNAGSTANAGSLHVQMQSRIMRLNPEQVPAIEASLPLYRAAVAEWERLDRAHGPFGLVRKGGLMVAESAEQLAFLEGKAEREARQGLDVDILDRDALDRIAPWLGPHVVGAELCRDEGKLDPLAANLALRAEARRLGVRIVADDIAALEPGPRVTVRGGRETYAADRVVVAASWGSGPLLASLGLAMPTVAEPLHMNITEPCAVAVAHLVQHAERMITLKQMASGQIVIGGGWPARGRGRADPPQVDPASMLANVALAGRLVPAIGHMRILRTWAGMNTTIDGISTAGPVPGHPRVVVAVPGDAGYTLGPLVARMAASFVTGAAPPVDPGPYTPARFAA; translated from the coding sequence ATGGAGACGCCTGACGTCATCGTCATCGGCGGCGGTATCGTGGGCCAGGTCGCGGCGATCGAGATCGCGGCCACGGGGGCGTCCGTCACGCTGATCGACGCCGGGACGAACGCGGGCTCGACCGCCAATGCCGGGAGCCTGCACGTCCAGATGCAGAGCCGGATCATGCGGCTCAACCCCGAACAGGTGCCCGCGATCGAGGCGTCGTTGCCGCTCTACCGCGCGGCGGTCGCCGAATGGGAGCGGTTGGACCGCGCGCACGGGCCCTTCGGGTTGGTGCGCAAGGGCGGGCTGATGGTGGCCGAGAGCGCGGAGCAACTGGCGTTTCTCGAAGGCAAGGCGGAGCGCGAGGCGCGGCAGGGTCTCGACGTCGACATCCTCGATCGGGACGCGCTCGACCGGATTGCGCCGTGGCTGGGGCCGCATGTGGTGGGTGCCGAGCTGTGTCGCGACGAGGGCAAGCTCGACCCGCTGGCCGCCAACCTCGCGCTCCGGGCCGAGGCGCGTCGGCTGGGGGTTCGCATCGTGGCCGACGATATCGCGGCGCTCGAGCCGGGGCCGCGGGTCACCGTCCGGGGGGGCCGCGAGACCTATGCCGCCGACCGCGTGGTCGTCGCCGCGAGCTGGGGCAGCGGGCCGCTTCTGGCGTCGCTGGGGCTTGCGATGCCGACCGTGGCCGAGCCTTTGCACATGAACATCACCGAGCCCTGCGCCGTCGCGGTCGCCCATCTCGTGCAGCATGCCGAGCGGATGATCACCCTCAAGCAAATGGCGTCGGGCCAGATCGTCATCGGGGGCGGCTGGCCCGCGCGGGGCCGCGGGCGTGCCGATCCCCCGCAGGTCGATCCCGCGTCGATGCTGGCCAACGTGGCATTGGCCGGCCGGCTGGTCCCTGCCATCGGGCACATGCGGATCCTGCGGACCTGGGCGGGCATGAACACGACGATCGACGGGATCTCGACGGCAGGCCCGGTGCCCGGTCACCCGCGCGTCGTCGTCGCGGTACCGGGGGATGCGGGCTATACGCTGGGGCCGTTGGTGGCGCGCATGGCGGCAAGCTTCGTCACCGGGGCCGCGCCGCCGGTCGATCCCGGGCCCTACACGCCGGCGCGCTTCGCGGCCTAG
- a CDS encoding IclR family transcriptional regulator C-terminal domain-containing protein: protein MGQEFGKDDVAQDVGEKTFPSAGLMSGGRSDATEDDPSVNPRDYVNSLARGLEVLRAFNRTGRKMTLSQVATETGNTRAGARRILLTLVHEGYAVTDGKLFDLTPQVLELGYSILSSKGVWDIARPFIAHLSDDIQESVSAAILDKFDVVYVGGTQYHRIISVGISVGARFPAHCTANGRVLLANTAPEHWDAMIEEIELKKMTEHTITQKSRFRRVLKEVRQKGWSLVDQELELGLISISVPVRMSSGELVGAINVGVPSMRMPVEQMIETILPKLFATTQNISDALKTGH from the coding sequence ATGGGACAGGAATTCGGGAAGGACGATGTCGCGCAGGACGTTGGCGAGAAGACGTTCCCCTCCGCGGGGCTGATGTCCGGCGGGCGCAGCGACGCGACCGAGGACGACCCGTCGGTCAATCCGCGCGACTACGTCAACTCGCTGGCCCGTGGGCTCGAGGTGCTGCGCGCGTTCAACCGGACCGGCCGCAAGATGACGCTGAGCCAGGTCGCAACCGAGACCGGCAACACCCGCGCAGGCGCGCGCCGCATCCTTCTGACGCTGGTCCACGAGGGCTATGCCGTCACCGACGGCAAGCTCTTCGACCTGACGCCGCAGGTGCTGGAGCTGGGCTATTCGATCCTGTCGTCGAAGGGCGTCTGGGATATCGCGCGCCCCTTCATCGCCCACCTCTCCGACGACATCCAGGAAAGCGTCTCGGCCGCGATCCTCGACAAGTTCGACGTCGTCTATGTCGGCGGCACCCAGTATCACCGCATCATCTCCGTCGGCATCTCGGTCGGTGCGCGCTTCCCGGCGCATTGCACGGCGAACGGCCGCGTGCTGCTGGCCAACACGGCGCCGGAGCACTGGGACGCGATGATCGAGGAGATCGAGCTCAAGAAGATGACCGAGCATACGATCACCCAGAAATCCAGGTTCCGCCGCGTCCTCAAAGAAGTGCGCCAGAAGGGTTGGTCGCTCGTCGACCAGGAACTGGAGCTCGGCCTCATCTCGATCTCGGTGCCCGTCCGGATGAGCTCGGGCGAACTCGTCGGTGCGATCAATGTCGGCGTCCCCAGCATGCGGATGCCGGTCGAGCAGATGATCGAGACGATCCTGCCGAAGCTCTTCGCGACGACGCAGAACATCAGCGACGCGCTCAAGACCGGCCACTAG
- a CDS encoding ABC transporter substrate-binding protein — translation MKNMMIGRRTALKGLAATTAMTALPRAAMAQDTTLRWWSPQSAPAQVAAYESQIAAFEAANPGVKVLFETTSDEGYAPQLAAAFSSGEVPDIVTHLPSFAVQSYYSNGLVAPFNDVIEMIGPDDYYDGANEVFKAADGNYVGTGIGNSAANMLWLRTDLMEEAGVDGAPETWDELRAACQAMQKNGIYGAPLPYGANSMTTLIFSGVIHQAGGQIFDTDLNVAIDSQATRDALEWYASMRELCPPGATNYSWGEAITAFVSGATATGIYTGRVLGNVNAQNPPIADHITCVRYPTKSADIAPWTFNDFPSVFIPAQSANIDLAKQFAASLFNPDGYIQQLHAAPGHVLPVLKSINENPQYQANEIIQKYPEEVDLMSQAAAGGFNLGYESPAHPSNDKAGEVVGSGVIAQMVQRVVLNDENADQVIGETAQAIEAIMNG, via the coding sequence ATGAAGAACATGATGATCGGTCGCCGTACGGCGCTGAAGGGACTGGCGGCAACGACCGCGATGACGGCCTTGCCGCGTGCGGCGATGGCGCAGGACACCACGCTGCGGTGGTGGTCGCCGCAATCGGCACCCGCGCAGGTCGCGGCCTACGAATCCCAGATCGCGGCCTTCGAGGCGGCCAATCCGGGTGTGAAGGTGCTGTTCGAGACGACTTCGGACGAAGGCTACGCGCCGCAGCTCGCCGCCGCCTTCTCGTCGGGCGAGGTGCCGGACATCGTCACGCACCTGCCGTCCTTCGCGGTGCAGTCCTACTACTCCAACGGCCTCGTCGCGCCCTTCAACGACGTGATCGAGATGATCGGACCCGACGACTATTACGACGGTGCCAACGAGGTCTTCAAAGCCGCCGACGGCAACTATGTCGGCACGGGCATCGGCAATTCGGCGGCCAACATGCTGTGGCTGCGCACCGACCTGATGGAAGAGGCGGGTGTCGACGGCGCGCCCGAGACCTGGGACGAGCTGCGCGCAGCCTGCCAGGCGATGCAGAAGAACGGCATCTACGGCGCCCCCCTGCCCTACGGCGCGAATTCGATGACGACGCTGATCTTCTCGGGCGTCATCCACCAGGCGGGCGGCCAGATCTTCGACACCGACCTCAACGTCGCCATCGACAGCCAGGCCACGCGCGACGCGCTGGAATGGTACGCCTCCATGCGCGAACTCTGCCCGCCGGGTGCGACGAACTATTCCTGGGGCGAGGCGATCACCGCCTTCGTGTCGGGCGCCACGGCGACGGGCATCTATACCGGCCGCGTCCTCGGCAACGTCAACGCGCAGAACCCGCCGATCGCGGATCACATCACCTGCGTGCGCTACCCGACCAAGTCGGCCGATATCGCGCCCTGGACGTTCAACGACTTCCCGTCGGTCTTCATCCCGGCGCAGTCGGCCAATATCGACCTCGCCAAGCAGTTCGCGGCGTCGCTGTTCAATCCCGACGGCTATATCCAGCAGCTTCACGCCGCGCCGGGCCACGTCCTGCCGGTCCTGAAGTCCATCAACGAGAACCCGCAATATCAGGCCAACGAGATCATTCAGAAGTACCCCGAAGAGGTCGATCTGATGTCGCAGGCCGCCGCGGGCGGGTTCAACCTGGGTTACGAATCGCCCGCACATCCGTCGAACGACAAGGCCGGCGAAGTGGTCGGCTCGGGCGTCATCGCGCAGATGGTCCAGCGGGTCGTGCTCAACGACGAGAACGCCGATCAGGTCATCGGCGAGACGGCGCAAGCCATCGAAGCCATCATGAACGGCTGA
- a CDS encoding carbohydrate ABC transporter permease: MARTQQTLLERRYALLGLALIAPTVLVFCAVIVYPLISAVYLSLFSIFTPTLEGAWVGLDNYRALLAGGEFWSALRVNLIWTVGTLTLQIVAGVGMALILHQNIWFRSLARSLILFPYFISTVVAVLVWKWLFNDLYGILNHLMMTAGLIDFPIDYLGTMPNALVSVILVGAWKYFPFVVIAVLARLQSIPDALYEAARIDGAGPIARFFDVTLPQLREVLVVIVMLRAIWDFKEFDLIFLLTGGGPVTSTETLPLLVYKEAFALNQMGMASAYAVVMMMIMLVFMIVYIRRTRSEDAA; encoded by the coding sequence ATGGCACGCACCCAACAGACCCTGCTCGAGCGGCGCTACGCGCTTCTCGGTCTCGCGCTCATCGCGCCGACGGTGCTCGTGTTCTGCGCGGTCATCGTCTACCCGCTGATCTCGGCAGTCTATCTGTCGCTCTTCTCGATCTTTACGCCGACGCTCGAAGGGGCGTGGGTCGGGCTGGACAACTACCGCGCGCTTCTGGCGGGCGGTGAGTTCTGGTCCGCACTGCGGGTCAACCTGATCTGGACGGTCGGCACGCTGACGCTCCAGATCGTAGCGGGCGTGGGCATGGCCCTGATCCTGCATCAGAACATCTGGTTCCGCAGCCTCGCGCGGTCGCTGATCCTCTTTCCCTATTTCATCTCGACGGTCGTCGCCGTGCTCGTGTGGAAATGGCTCTTCAACGACCTCTACGGCATTCTCAACCACCTGATGATGACCGCGGGGCTGATCGACTTTCCGATCGACTACCTCGGCACGATGCCCAATGCGCTGGTCTCGGTGATCCTGGTCGGCGCGTGGAAATACTTCCCCTTCGTCGTGATCGCCGTGCTCGCCCGGCTCCAGAGCATTCCCGACGCGCTCTATGAAGCGGCGCGGATTGACGGCGCGGGGCCGATCGCGCGGTTCTTCGACGTCACGCTGCCGCAGCTGCGCGAGGTGCTGGTCGTCATCGTGATGCTGCGTGCGATCTGGGACTTCAAGGAATTCGACCTGATCTTCCTGCTGACCGGCGGCGGTCCCGTCACCTCGACCGAGACGCTGCCGCTCCTCGTCTACAAGGAGGCGTTTGCGCTCAACCAGATGGGTATGGCCTCGGCCTACGCGGTCGTCATGATGATGATCATGCTGGTCTTCATGATCGTCTACATCCGGCGCACCCGGTCGGAGGACGCGGCATGA